A portion of the Stigmatella aurantiaca DW4/3-1 genome contains these proteins:
- a CDS encoding response regulator produces the protein MRGTVLLLEDDADVREAVAGVLEDAGFQVATAANGKEGLNVLAQNTSPCVIVLDLWMPVLSGREFLEQLREEPQKSALPVVLMTASDSTPPPGVAACLRKPFGVSQLVKVVEKHCLKAGRAA, from the coding sequence ATGCGCGGAACAGTGTTGCTGTTGGAAGATGATGCGGATGTCCGAGAAGCAGTGGCAGGCGTCCTCGAAGACGCGGGGTTCCAGGTGGCCACGGCCGCCAACGGGAAAGAGGGCCTGAACGTCCTCGCGCAGAACACCTCGCCTTGCGTCATCGTTCTGGACCTGTGGATGCCCGTTCTGTCCGGGCGCGAGTTTCTCGAGCAGCTCCGGGAAGAGCCCCAGAAGTCCGCGTTGCCCGTTGTTCTGATGACGGCCAGCGACAGCACGCCCCCTCCGGGGGTCGCCGCCTGCCTGCGCAAGCCTTTCGGGGTTTCCCAGCTCGTCAAGGTAGTCGAGAAGCACTGTCTCAAGGCGGGACGGGCCGCCTGA
- a CDS encoding response regulator, with amino-acid sequence MSTPASIPCASIEVGSKTGSLSVNPLARRGPLLVVEDDPGIREALTGLLEEAGFHVAAAANGKEGLQVMARLGLPCLVLVDLWMPLMSGCEFISHLREHPNRRNLPVVAMTASESPAPADVEACLRKPFASSALLDLVKAHCTRK; translated from the coding sequence ATGAGCACTCCGGCGAGCATCCCGTGCGCATCCATCGAGGTCGGATCCAAGACCGGATCGTTGAGCGTGAACCCCCTCGCGCGGCGAGGTCCCCTGCTGGTGGTGGAGGATGATCCCGGCATCCGGGAGGCCCTGACCGGGCTGCTCGAGGAGGCGGGGTTTCATGTCGCGGCGGCCGCCAACGGGAAGGAGGGGCTTCAGGTCATGGCCCGCCTGGGCCTTCCCTGCCTCGTCCTGGTGGATCTGTGGATGCCGCTGATGTCGGGCTGCGAATTCATCTCCCACTTGAGGGAGCACCCCAACCGGCGCAACCTCCCGGTGGTGGCCATGACGGCCAGCGAGAGCCCGGCGCCCGCGGACGTGGAGGCCTGCTTGCGCAAACCCTTCGCGTCATCGGCCCTGCTGGATCTCGTGAAGGCGCACTGCACGCGCAAGTAG
- a CDS encoding ABC transporter ATP-binding protein — translation MPAIDVRGLQKTYRRAFGRRGHEALRGVDLTVPEGCAFGLIGPNGAGKTTFIKSILGIVQPTAGTVRVLGGSPEDPRIRARIGYLPERLHLPGAWTALAFLNTVARLKGLPADRAQSQRLLERVGLTAVEGRRIGGYSKGMRQRLGLAAALLGAPSLLVLDEPTDGIDPLGRMEVRGILQEEVRRGTTLFLNSHLLAETERVCDRVAILANGRVLREGRLEELARPRPRWTLRFAPGLDEAALVAAGFQRGNTEGLYHLEAEDPRVLNAALDKARGAGALLVELTRAGQDLESVLTSTLGEAA, via the coding sequence GTGCCAGCCATCGACGTCAGGGGTCTTCAGAAAACCTACAGGCGCGCCTTTGGGCGCCGGGGCCATGAAGCCCTGCGGGGGGTGGACCTCACGGTCCCCGAGGGGTGTGCCTTCGGGCTGATCGGCCCCAACGGCGCGGGGAAGACGACGTTCATCAAGTCCATTCTCGGCATCGTCCAGCCCACGGCGGGAACCGTGCGGGTGCTGGGAGGCTCACCGGAGGATCCGCGCATCCGCGCGCGGATTGGCTACCTGCCCGAGCGCCTGCACCTGCCGGGCGCGTGGACCGCCCTCGCGTTCCTGAACACGGTGGCGCGGCTCAAGGGGCTGCCGGCCGATCGCGCCCAGAGCCAGCGTCTGCTGGAGCGCGTGGGGTTGACGGCGGTGGAGGGGCGGCGCATCGGCGGCTATTCCAAGGGCATGCGGCAGCGGCTCGGGCTGGCGGCGGCGCTGCTCGGCGCCCCTTCCCTGCTGGTGCTGGACGAGCCCACGGATGGAATCGATCCCCTGGGCCGGATGGAGGTGCGCGGGATTCTTCAGGAGGAGGTGCGGCGGGGCACCACGCTGTTCCTCAACTCGCACCTGCTGGCGGAGACGGAGCGGGTGTGTGACCGGGTGGCCATCCTCGCCAACGGGCGGGTGCTTCGTGAGGGGCGGCTCGAGGAGCTGGCGCGGCCCCGGCCCCGGTGGACCCTGCGCTTCGCCCCAGGCCTGGACGAGGCCGCGCTGGTGGCCGCGGGGTTCCAGCGGGGCAACACCGAGGGGCTCTACCACCTGGAGGCGGAAGACCCGAGGGTGCTGAACGCGGCGTTGGACAAGGCCCGAGGCGCGGGGGCCTTGCTGGTGGAACTCACACGCGCCGGGCAGGATCTCGAGTCCGTGCTGACCTCCACCCTGGGAGAGGCCGCGTGA